Proteins from one Mercurialis annua linkage group LG7, ddMerAnnu1.2, whole genome shotgun sequence genomic window:
- the LOC126655606 gene encoding putative ABC transporter C family member 15 isoform X1 — MADWFRIYMNSDFYVEISNVAFWVLFIGWFLIDFLKKMRHGSDLNKQNKSVVEEAQTLVITRLTVLCNVIISGLNFGYGFYEYNLGNNGVFKYNSVSWILAMVVVLYSCYRSVGEDGKRWPLVLILWWVFSCIYCLFSVSIYVLIHSFEFFQFVNPLPEPTIVEFVSLPFLICVLAMRFRCSSRKLGSGLQQPLLEGLEKRVLTDLGGFSNCGIWSQITFRWLNPLFSRGRVQKLELSHIPSVPLSETAKFASLLLEESLGKRKGESYNLPKAIVYSVLKSLTVNGIFAGINTFASYMGPFLITSFVNFLSEKKKSSSYQYGMILAFIFFISKTVESLTQRQWYFGAQRIGIRVRSALMVLIYEKSLSVQFSGPSNGTIINMINVDVERIGDFCWNIHRIWLLPVQIFLALVILYMNLGAAPSVAALASTILIMVSNTPLANKQEELHSDIMEAKDSRIRATSETLKSMRVLKLYSWESTFLNKLLQLRNDERNKLRSYLYTSSAIAFLFWASPTLVSVITFGVCILLKTPLTTGSVLSALATFRILQEPIYNLPELISMIAQTKISIYRIQKFIKEEGQRKQICYHNSQASDIAVEIEPGEYAWETSNPNIRKPTIRITEKMKIMKGYKVAVCGSVGSGKSSLLCSILGEIPRISGSGIKVHGKKAYVPQSAWIQTGTVKQNVLFGKDFDKAFYEDVLEGCALNQDIGIWIHGDLTVVGERGMNLSGGQKQRIQLARAVYSGSDVYILDDPFSAVDAHTGTHLFKKCLAQLLSQKTVIYATHQLEFLDAADLVLVMKDGMIIQSGKYEDLIADPTSELVRQMAAHKRSLNQVTPLPQVKSLTSRASQLCQTEVIEERMEVPFINSGLSDRTQEEESETGRVKWSVYSTFVTAAYKGALVPVILLCQILFQGLQIGSNYWIAWASEDSHKISREKLIGIFALLSGGSSIFILGRAVFLATIAVETAQRLFLGMITSVFRAPISFFDSTPSSRILNRSSMDQSTVDTDIPYRLAGLAFALIQLLSIIILMSQVAWQIFLLFLIILGISMWYQAYYITTARELARMVGIRKAPILHHFSESVAGAATIHCFNQEDRFMDRNLSLIDDYSRIVFHNTGTMEWLCVRINFLFNLVFFLVLIILVNLPVSAIDPSLAGLAATYGLNLNVLQAWVIWNLCNVENKMISVERILQFTNITSEAPLVIQDSRPNPEWPVDGKIELVNLCVQYSPSLPMVLKSITCTFPGGKKIGVVGRTGSGKSTLIQALFRVIEPSEGQILIDGQDISKIGLQDLRSRLGIIPQDPTLFQGTVRANLDPLQQHTDQEIWEVLKKCRLADIVRQDSRLLDAPVAEDGENWSVGQRQLVCLARVLLKKRRILVLDEATASIDTATDNLIQGTIREETSRCTVITVAHRIPTVIDNDLVLVLDQGNLLNRIHRVSGYIARTQIQKSGTLRHKHGETMFFLRFSTLKIKFCVRNAKFLTCFRNIKC; from the exons ATGGCGGATTGGTTCAGAATTTACATGAACTCGGATTTTTACGTGGAAATTTCCAATGTGGCTTTCTGGGTATTGTTTATTGGATGGTTTTTGATAGATTTCTTGAAAAAAATGAGACATGGGAGTGATTTAAACAAGCAAAATAAATCAGTTGTTGAAGAAGCACAAACCCTTGTAATAACGAGATTAACTGTTCTGTGTAATGTAATAATTTCAGGGTTGAATTTTGGCTATGGGTTTTATGAATATAATTTGGGTAATAATGGAGTTTTTAAGTATAATTCAGTTTCTTGGATTTTAGCTATGGTGGTTGTTTTGTATTCTTGTTATAGAAGTGTTGGAGAAGATGGTAAAAGGTGGCCTCTAGTCCTTATACTTTGGTGGGTTTTTTCTTGTATTTACTGTTTATTTTCTGTCTCTATTTATGTCCTTATCCATAGTTTTGAGTTCTTCCAGTTTGTTAATCCTTTGCCTGAACCCACCATTGTTGAGTTTGTTTCTTTGCCGTTTTTGATTTGTGTTCTTGCTATGAGATTTAGGTGTAGTAGTAGAAAATTAGGAAGTGGTTTACAACAGCCTTTGCTTGAGGGATTAGAAAAGAGAGTTTTAACTGATTTAGGTGGTTTTAGTAATTGTGGAATTTGGAGTCAAATTACTTTTCGGTGGTTGAATCCACTTTTTAGTAGGGGACGGGTTCAGAAGCTGGAATTGTCTCATATACCTTCAGTTCCTCTATCAGAAACTGCAAAATTTGCTTCTTTGTTGCTTGAGGAATCACTTGGTAAAAGGAAAGGTGAAAGCTATAACTTGCCTAAGGCCATAGTGTATTCTGTGTTGAAATCCTTGACTGTAAATGGAATTTTTGCAG GAATTAACACATTTGCCTCATATATGGGTCCTTTTCTGATCACAAGCTTTGTGAATTTCTTATctgagaaaaagaaaagttcaagcTACCAATATGGGATGATTCTTGCATTTATCTTCTTTATCTCAAAGACAGTTGAGTCATTAACTCAAAGGCAATGGTACTTCGGTGCTCAGCGGATCGGTATACGAGTAAGGTCAGCTCTTATGGTGTTGATTTACGAAAAGTCTCTTTCAGTTCAATTTTCTGGTCCTAGTAATGGTACtattataaatatgatcaaTGTTGATGTTGAAAGAATTGGAGATTTCTGTTGGAATATTCATAGAATATGGTTGCTGCCAGTTCAGATATTTTTAGCACTTGTTATTCTATATATGAATCTGGGTGCTGCTCCTTCAGTTGCTGCTCTTGCTTCAACAATTTTGATTATGGTAAGCAACACACCATTGGCTAATAAGCAAGAAGAGCTTCACTCAGATATCATGGAAGCTAAGGACTCAAGAATTAGAGCAACTTCAGAAACTCTCAAGAGCATGAGAGTTTTAAAATTGTATTCATGGGAATCAACATTTTTGAATAAGCTTCTTCAACTTAGAAATGATGAGAGAAATAAGCTGAGAAGCTATCTCTACACAAGCTCAGCAATTGCCTTTCTCTTTTGGGCTTCACCAACTTTAGTGTCTGTCATAACCTTTGGAGTCTGCATTTTACTAAAAACACCATTGACAACTGGTTCAGTCCTCTCAGCTTTAGCGACATTCCGGATACTGCAAGAGCCCATTTACAATCTTCCTGAGCTCATTTCCATGATTGCTCAAACTAAGATTTCGATTTATCGgatccaaaagtttataaaggaAGAGGGTCAAAGAAAACAGATATGTTATCATAACTCACAAGCATCTGACATTGCAGTTGAAATTGAGCCTGGAGAGTATGCTTGGGAAACAAGTaatccgaacataaggaaacCTACTATTAGGATTACagagaaaatgaaaataatgaagGGTTATAAAGTTGCTGTTTGTGGATCAGTAGGCTCAGGAAAATCAAGTCTGCTCTGCAGTATACTTGGCGAGATCCCCAGAATTTCTGGATCGGGGATCAAAGTTCATGGGAAAAAAGCTTATGTTCCTCAGAGTGCTTGGATTCAGACAGGGACAGTGAAACAAAATGTGCTGTTTGGCAAGGATTTTGATAAGGCCTTTTATGAGGATGTTTTGGAAGGATGTGCTTTGAATCAAGATATAGGGATATGGATTCATGGAGATTTGACTGTGGTGGGAGAGAGAGGGATGAACTTGAGTGGAGGACAGAAGCAGAGAATTCAACTTGCTAGAGCTGTTTATAGTGGTTCAGATGTTTACATCTTGGATGATCCTTTCAGTGCTGTCGATGCGCATACAGGAACACATTTGTTCAAG AAATGTCTTGCACAGCTCTTGTCTCAGAAGACTGTAATATATGCTACACATCAGCTAGAATTTCTAGATGCTGCAGACCTTGTTCTG GTGATGAAAGATGGTATGATTATCCAGTCAGGAAAATATGAGGATTTAATTGCAGATCCAACCAGTGAGCTTGTTAGACAAATGGCTGCTCATAAGAGGTCACTAAACCAAGTGACTCCGCTGCCCCAAGTTAAAAGCTTAACTAGCAGAGCATCTCAGTTATGCCAGACAGAAGTCATAGAAGAAAGAATGGAGGTGCCATTCATTAACAGCGGATTATCAGATCGAACTCAAGAAGAAGAAAGTGAAACTGGTAGAGTAAAATGGAGTGTTTACTCAACTTTTGTTACTGCAGCTTATAAAGGAGCTCTAGTTCCAGTCATCCTTCTATGTCAAATCCTGTTTCAAGGGCTACAAATAGGAAGCAATTATTGGATTGCTTGGGCATCAGAAGACAGTCATAAAATCAGCAGAGAGAAGTTGATTGGAATATTTGCTCTATTGTCTGGTGGAAGCTCCATCTTTATATTAGGAAGAGCAGTTTTCCTGGCAACTATAGCTGTTGAAACTGCTCAGCGGCTCTTCCTTGGAATGATCACATCAGTTTTTCGAGCTCCTATTTCATTCTTTGATTCCACCCCTTCAAGTAGAATACTCAATAGG TCGTCGATGGATCAAAGCACAGTAGACACAGACATTCCCTACAGATTAGCTGGATTGGCATTTGCACTGATTCAGTTGTTAAGCATCATTATCTTAATGTCTCAGGTGGCTTGGCAGATCTTTCTTCTCTTTCTCATCATCCTTGGAATCTCCATGTGGTATCAG GCATATTACATTACCACTGCAAGAGAATTAGCAAGGATGGTTGGAATTAGAAAAGCTCCTATTTTGCATCACTTTTCAGAATCCGTAGCAGGGGCAGCAACAATTCATTGTTTTAATCAGGAAGATCGCTTTATGGACAGAAATTTGAGCCTAATTGATGATTATTCTCGCATTGTCTTCCACAACACAGGAACGATGGAATGGCTATGCGTTCGGATCAACTTTCTCTTCAATCTCGTATTCTTCCTAGTTCTGATCATTTTGGTGAACCTTCCTGTGTCAGCTATAGATCCCA gCTTGGCTGGGCTGGCAGCTACCTATGGTCTGAACCTGAATGTTCTTCAGGCTTGGGTTATATGGAACTTATGCAATGTAGAGAACAAAATGATATCAGTTGAAAGAATTCTACAGTTCACCAATATAACCAGTGAAGCTCCCTTGGTGATCCAAGACAGTAGGCCAAATCCTGAATGGCCAGTAGATGGAAAAATTGAACTGGTGAATCTTTGTGTTCAATATAGTCCTTCTCTTCCAATGGTTCTCAAATCGATAACTTGCACATTTCCTGGAGGAAAGAAAATTGGCGTAGTAGGAAGAACAGGAAGTGGAAAATCAACTTTAATTCAAGCACTTTTTAGGGTGATTGAGCCATCAGAAGGACAGATTCTTATTGATGGACAGGACATTTCCAAGATTGGTCTCCAAGATTTGAGATCTAGGCTAGGAATAATACCTCAAGACCCTACATTGTTTCAAGGAACGGTTAGAGCTAATCTGGACCCTTTGCAGCAACACACAGATCAAGAAATCTGGGAG GTTCTTAAAAAGTGTCGCCTTGCTGATATAGTTAGGCAGGATTCAAGGCTTCTTGATGCACCAG TTGCAGAAGATGGAGAAAACTGGAGTGTGGGGCAGAGGCAGCTTGTTTGTCTGGCAAGAGTGCTTCTAAAGAAGAGGAGAATTTTGGTATTAGATGAAGCCACAGCTTCTATTGATACAGCAACAGACAATTTAATTCAGGGAACGATAAGGGAAGAAACAAGTAGATGCACAGTCATAACCGTCGCACATCGAATACCCACCGTCATCGACAATGACCTTGTTTTGGTTCTTGATCAAGGTAATCTTTTAAATCGCATTCATAGAGTTTCAGGCTATATAGCACGGACACAGATACAGAAAAGCGggacacttagacacaaacatGGTGAAACaatgttttttttaagattttctacattaaaaataaagttttgtgTCCGAAATGCCAAGTTTCTCACATGTTTCCGAAACATAAAATGTTGA
- the LOC126655606 gene encoding putative ABC transporter C family member 15 isoform X2 — MADWFRIYMNSDFYVEISNVAFWVLFIGWFLIDFLKKMRHGSDLNKQNKSVVEEAQTLVITRLTVLCNVIISGLNFGYGFYEYNLGNNGVFKYNSVSWILAMVVVLYSCYRSVGEDGKRWPLVLILWWVFSCIYCLFSVSIYVLIHSFEFFQFVNPLPEPTIVEFVSLPFLICVLAMRFRCSSRKLGSGLQQPLLEGLEKRVLTDLGGFSNCGIWSQITFRWLNPLFSRGRVQKLELSHIPSVPLSETAKFASLLLEESLGKRKGESYNLPKAIVYSVLKSLTVNGIFAGINTFASYMGPFLITSFVNFLSEKKKSSSYQYGMILAFIFFISKTVESLTQRQWYFGAQRIGIRVRSALMVLIYEKSLSVQFSGPSNGTIINMINVDVERIGDFCWNIHRIWLLPVQIFLALVILYMNLGAAPSVAALASTILIMVSNTPLANKQEELHSDIMEAKDSRIRATSETLKSMRVLKLYSWESTFLNKLLQLRNDERNKLRSYLYTSSAIAFLFWASPTLVSVITFGVCILLKTPLTTGSVLSALATFRILQEPIYNLPELISMIAQTKISIYRIQKFIKEEGQRKQICYHNSQASDIAVEIEPGEYAWETSNPNIRKPTIRITEKMKIMKGYKVAVCGSVGSGKSSLLCSILGEIPRISGSGIKVHGKKAYVPQSAWIQTGTVKQNVLFGKDFDKAFYEDVLEGCALNQDIGIWIHGDLTVVGERGMNLSGGQKQRIQLARAVYSGSDVYILDDPFSAVDAHTGTHLFKKCLAQLLSQKTVIYATHQLEFLDAADLVLVMKDGMIIQSGKYEDLIADPTSELVRQMAAHKRSLNQVTPLPQVKSLTSRASQLCQTEVIEERMEVPFINSGLSDRTQEEESETGRVKWSVYSTFVTAAYKGALVPVILLCQILFQGLQIGSNYWIAWASEDSHKISREKLIGIFALLSGGSSIFILGRAVFLATIAVETAQRLFLGMITSVFRAPISFFDSTPSSRILNRSSMDQSTVDTDIPYRLAGLAFALIQLLSIIILMSQVAWQIFLLFLIILGISMWYQAYYITTARELARMVGIRKAPILHHFSESVAGAATIHCFNQEDRFMDRNLSLIDDYSRIVFHNTGTMEWLCVRINFLFNLVFFLVLIILVNLPVSAIDPSLAGLAATYGLNLNVLQAWVIWNLCNVENKMISVERILQFTNITSEAPLVIQDSRPNPEWPVDGKIELVNLCVQYSPSLPMVLKSITCTFPGGKKIGVVGRTGSGKSTLIQALFRVIEPSEGQILIDGQDISKIGLQDLRSRLGIIPQDPTLFQGTVRANLDPLQQHTDQEIWEVLKKCRLADIVRQDSRLLDAPVAEDGENWSVGQRQLVCLARVLLKKRRILVLDEATASIDTATDNLIQGTIREETSRCTVITVAHRIPTVIDNDLVLVLDQGKVIEFDSPQELLKDNSSSFSKLVSEFLRRSS, encoded by the exons ATGGCGGATTGGTTCAGAATTTACATGAACTCGGATTTTTACGTGGAAATTTCCAATGTGGCTTTCTGGGTATTGTTTATTGGATGGTTTTTGATAGATTTCTTGAAAAAAATGAGACATGGGAGTGATTTAAACAAGCAAAATAAATCAGTTGTTGAAGAAGCACAAACCCTTGTAATAACGAGATTAACTGTTCTGTGTAATGTAATAATTTCAGGGTTGAATTTTGGCTATGGGTTTTATGAATATAATTTGGGTAATAATGGAGTTTTTAAGTATAATTCAGTTTCTTGGATTTTAGCTATGGTGGTTGTTTTGTATTCTTGTTATAGAAGTGTTGGAGAAGATGGTAAAAGGTGGCCTCTAGTCCTTATACTTTGGTGGGTTTTTTCTTGTATTTACTGTTTATTTTCTGTCTCTATTTATGTCCTTATCCATAGTTTTGAGTTCTTCCAGTTTGTTAATCCTTTGCCTGAACCCACCATTGTTGAGTTTGTTTCTTTGCCGTTTTTGATTTGTGTTCTTGCTATGAGATTTAGGTGTAGTAGTAGAAAATTAGGAAGTGGTTTACAACAGCCTTTGCTTGAGGGATTAGAAAAGAGAGTTTTAACTGATTTAGGTGGTTTTAGTAATTGTGGAATTTGGAGTCAAATTACTTTTCGGTGGTTGAATCCACTTTTTAGTAGGGGACGGGTTCAGAAGCTGGAATTGTCTCATATACCTTCAGTTCCTCTATCAGAAACTGCAAAATTTGCTTCTTTGTTGCTTGAGGAATCACTTGGTAAAAGGAAAGGTGAAAGCTATAACTTGCCTAAGGCCATAGTGTATTCTGTGTTGAAATCCTTGACTGTAAATGGAATTTTTGCAG GAATTAACACATTTGCCTCATATATGGGTCCTTTTCTGATCACAAGCTTTGTGAATTTCTTATctgagaaaaagaaaagttcaagcTACCAATATGGGATGATTCTTGCATTTATCTTCTTTATCTCAAAGACAGTTGAGTCATTAACTCAAAGGCAATGGTACTTCGGTGCTCAGCGGATCGGTATACGAGTAAGGTCAGCTCTTATGGTGTTGATTTACGAAAAGTCTCTTTCAGTTCAATTTTCTGGTCCTAGTAATGGTACtattataaatatgatcaaTGTTGATGTTGAAAGAATTGGAGATTTCTGTTGGAATATTCATAGAATATGGTTGCTGCCAGTTCAGATATTTTTAGCACTTGTTATTCTATATATGAATCTGGGTGCTGCTCCTTCAGTTGCTGCTCTTGCTTCAACAATTTTGATTATGGTAAGCAACACACCATTGGCTAATAAGCAAGAAGAGCTTCACTCAGATATCATGGAAGCTAAGGACTCAAGAATTAGAGCAACTTCAGAAACTCTCAAGAGCATGAGAGTTTTAAAATTGTATTCATGGGAATCAACATTTTTGAATAAGCTTCTTCAACTTAGAAATGATGAGAGAAATAAGCTGAGAAGCTATCTCTACACAAGCTCAGCAATTGCCTTTCTCTTTTGGGCTTCACCAACTTTAGTGTCTGTCATAACCTTTGGAGTCTGCATTTTACTAAAAACACCATTGACAACTGGTTCAGTCCTCTCAGCTTTAGCGACATTCCGGATACTGCAAGAGCCCATTTACAATCTTCCTGAGCTCATTTCCATGATTGCTCAAACTAAGATTTCGATTTATCGgatccaaaagtttataaaggaAGAGGGTCAAAGAAAACAGATATGTTATCATAACTCACAAGCATCTGACATTGCAGTTGAAATTGAGCCTGGAGAGTATGCTTGGGAAACAAGTaatccgaacataaggaaacCTACTATTAGGATTACagagaaaatgaaaataatgaagGGTTATAAAGTTGCTGTTTGTGGATCAGTAGGCTCAGGAAAATCAAGTCTGCTCTGCAGTATACTTGGCGAGATCCCCAGAATTTCTGGATCGGGGATCAAAGTTCATGGGAAAAAAGCTTATGTTCCTCAGAGTGCTTGGATTCAGACAGGGACAGTGAAACAAAATGTGCTGTTTGGCAAGGATTTTGATAAGGCCTTTTATGAGGATGTTTTGGAAGGATGTGCTTTGAATCAAGATATAGGGATATGGATTCATGGAGATTTGACTGTGGTGGGAGAGAGAGGGATGAACTTGAGTGGAGGACAGAAGCAGAGAATTCAACTTGCTAGAGCTGTTTATAGTGGTTCAGATGTTTACATCTTGGATGATCCTTTCAGTGCTGTCGATGCGCATACAGGAACACATTTGTTCAAG AAATGTCTTGCACAGCTCTTGTCTCAGAAGACTGTAATATATGCTACACATCAGCTAGAATTTCTAGATGCTGCAGACCTTGTTCTG GTGATGAAAGATGGTATGATTATCCAGTCAGGAAAATATGAGGATTTAATTGCAGATCCAACCAGTGAGCTTGTTAGACAAATGGCTGCTCATAAGAGGTCACTAAACCAAGTGACTCCGCTGCCCCAAGTTAAAAGCTTAACTAGCAGAGCATCTCAGTTATGCCAGACAGAAGTCATAGAAGAAAGAATGGAGGTGCCATTCATTAACAGCGGATTATCAGATCGAACTCAAGAAGAAGAAAGTGAAACTGGTAGAGTAAAATGGAGTGTTTACTCAACTTTTGTTACTGCAGCTTATAAAGGAGCTCTAGTTCCAGTCATCCTTCTATGTCAAATCCTGTTTCAAGGGCTACAAATAGGAAGCAATTATTGGATTGCTTGGGCATCAGAAGACAGTCATAAAATCAGCAGAGAGAAGTTGATTGGAATATTTGCTCTATTGTCTGGTGGAAGCTCCATCTTTATATTAGGAAGAGCAGTTTTCCTGGCAACTATAGCTGTTGAAACTGCTCAGCGGCTCTTCCTTGGAATGATCACATCAGTTTTTCGAGCTCCTATTTCATTCTTTGATTCCACCCCTTCAAGTAGAATACTCAATAGG TCGTCGATGGATCAAAGCACAGTAGACACAGACATTCCCTACAGATTAGCTGGATTGGCATTTGCACTGATTCAGTTGTTAAGCATCATTATCTTAATGTCTCAGGTGGCTTGGCAGATCTTTCTTCTCTTTCTCATCATCCTTGGAATCTCCATGTGGTATCAG GCATATTACATTACCACTGCAAGAGAATTAGCAAGGATGGTTGGAATTAGAAAAGCTCCTATTTTGCATCACTTTTCAGAATCCGTAGCAGGGGCAGCAACAATTCATTGTTTTAATCAGGAAGATCGCTTTATGGACAGAAATTTGAGCCTAATTGATGATTATTCTCGCATTGTCTTCCACAACACAGGAACGATGGAATGGCTATGCGTTCGGATCAACTTTCTCTTCAATCTCGTATTCTTCCTAGTTCTGATCATTTTGGTGAACCTTCCTGTGTCAGCTATAGATCCCA gCTTGGCTGGGCTGGCAGCTACCTATGGTCTGAACCTGAATGTTCTTCAGGCTTGGGTTATATGGAACTTATGCAATGTAGAGAACAAAATGATATCAGTTGAAAGAATTCTACAGTTCACCAATATAACCAGTGAAGCTCCCTTGGTGATCCAAGACAGTAGGCCAAATCCTGAATGGCCAGTAGATGGAAAAATTGAACTGGTGAATCTTTGTGTTCAATATAGTCCTTCTCTTCCAATGGTTCTCAAATCGATAACTTGCACATTTCCTGGAGGAAAGAAAATTGGCGTAGTAGGAAGAACAGGAAGTGGAAAATCAACTTTAATTCAAGCACTTTTTAGGGTGATTGAGCCATCAGAAGGACAGATTCTTATTGATGGACAGGACATTTCCAAGATTGGTCTCCAAGATTTGAGATCTAGGCTAGGAATAATACCTCAAGACCCTACATTGTTTCAAGGAACGGTTAGAGCTAATCTGGACCCTTTGCAGCAACACACAGATCAAGAAATCTGGGAG GTTCTTAAAAAGTGTCGCCTTGCTGATATAGTTAGGCAGGATTCAAGGCTTCTTGATGCACCAG TTGCAGAAGATGGAGAAAACTGGAGTGTGGGGCAGAGGCAGCTTGTTTGTCTGGCAAGAGTGCTTCTAAAGAAGAGGAGAATTTTGGTATTAGATGAAGCCACAGCTTCTATTGATACAGCAACAGACAATTTAATTCAGGGAACGATAAGGGAAGAAACAAGTAGATGCACAGTCATAACCGTCGCACATCGAATACCCACCGTCATCGACAATGACCTTGTTTTGGTTCTTGATCAAG GCAAGGTAATAGAGTTTGACTCTCCTCAGGAGTTGCTAAAAGACAACTCTTCATCATTTTCTAAACTGGTTTCGGAATTCTTGAGGAGATCGTCCTAA